Below is a genomic region from Pseudomonas frederiksbergensis.
CGGATGTAATCGGTGGCGGCCAACAGCCCAGGGGCGTCTTCGTCGGCCAGCCCCAACTGTTTACTGGCGGCCAGGCCAAGACCGAGGAACACCGCGTCGAATTGCTGATGCAGCTCGCCGAGGCTCAGGTTCTCGCCGAGTTTTTGCCCATGGCGGATTTCGATGCCGCCGATTTCCAGCAGGAAATCCAGCTCGTGCTGAGCAAAGTCATCCACCAGTTTGTATTTGGCGATCCCGTATTCGTTAAGGCCGCCGGCCTTTTCCCGAGCTTCGAAAATCACCACCTCGTGGCCATGCATGGCGCTGCGGTGCGCACAGGACAAACCGGCAGGCCCGGCACCGACCACGGCAATCCGTTTACCGGTGGCCGCCGCGCGTTTGAACGGGTGCTCCGTGAAATGCGCGTTGTCGATGGCGTAGCGTTGCAACAGACCGATTAACACTGGCGCGCATTCTTCAGCGTTGTTGCGCACGCAGGCGTGCTGGCAAAGGATTTCTGTCGGACAGACTCGGGCGCAACTTCCGCCGAGGATGTTCGCCGAGAGGATTGTTTGCGCCGCGCCCTGGACGTTCTCTTGATGGATATTGCGAATGAACGACGGGATATCGATTTCGCTCGGGCACGCGTTGACGCATGGCGCGTCGTAGCAATACAAACAGCGCGAGGCTTCCAGATGCGCCTGACGGTCGTTGAGCGGCGGCGCCAGATCGGTGAAATGGCTGGCGAGAGCGGCCGCATCCTCGGCGGGATGGGGCAAGTGGTTCAGCGTCTTGATCACGGTGTTGGCCTCACGTTTTTGTGATGGTCTGCCTCTGTGGGCAG
It encodes:
- a CDS encoding NAD(P)-dependent oxidoreductase; the protein is MIKTLNHLPHPAEDAAALASHFTDLAPPLNDRQAHLEASRCLYCYDAPCVNACPSEIDIPSFIRNIHQENVQGAAQTILSANILGGSCARVCPTEILCQHACVRNNAEECAPVLIGLLQRYAIDNAHFTEHPFKRAAATGKRIAVVGAGPAGLSCAHRSAMHGHEVVIFEAREKAGGLNEYGIAKYKLVDDFAQHELDFLLEIGGIEIRHGQKLGENLSLGELHQQFDAVFLGLGLAASKQLGLADEDAPGLLAATDYIRELRQADDLSQLPLADHCIVLGAGNTAIDMAVQMARLGAHDVNLVYRRGLEDMGATDHEQDIAKANQVRLMTWAQPQEVLLDDQGQVRGMRFARTRMENGRLINTGETFELAADAIFKAIGQRFDDNTLSDPLARELKRQGERIQVDEQMRTSIPGVYAGGDCTSLDQYLTVQAVQHGKLAAQAIHAQLMLNVEAA